One Curtobacterium sp. BH-2-1-1 genomic region harbors:
- a CDS encoding carboxymuconolactone decarboxylase family protein yields the protein MTTSDRARQELAQLFPDGPSSLATTDPEYLSLYQDFAFDEVLARTSLSRVDRLTVQLGAIIAVGGQTEFRAMATAALNGGVSAIVAKEVVYQATAYVGMARAIDFLVVLNELLTDRGVALPLEGQSTTTPADRLEAGRAAQSAIVGTAAVDRMYEQAPADAVHFQEFLSANCFGDHYTRTGLDVQRRELLTFAILVGLGGADAQVAGHVAMNLHVGNTRQHLLDVLTVLVPYVGYPRTLNGLGAVNDGAPADHD from the coding sequence ATGACCACCAGTGACCGAGCCCGGCAGGAGCTCGCACAGCTCTTCCCGGACGGGCCGTCCTCACTCGCGACCACGGACCCGGAGTACCTGTCGCTCTACCAGGACTTCGCGTTCGACGAGGTGCTCGCCCGCACGTCGCTCTCCCGAGTCGACCGACTCACCGTCCAGCTCGGCGCGATCATCGCCGTGGGCGGGCAGACCGAGTTCCGGGCGATGGCCACCGCCGCACTGAACGGCGGGGTCAGCGCGATCGTCGCCAAGGAGGTCGTGTACCAGGCGACCGCGTACGTCGGCATGGCCAGGGCGATCGACTTCCTCGTCGTCCTCAACGAACTCCTCACCGACCGCGGTGTCGCGCTCCCCCTCGAGGGGCAGTCGACCACGACGCCTGCGGACCGGCTCGAGGCCGGCCGTGCGGCGCAGAGCGCGATCGTCGGCACCGCTGCCGTCGACCGGATGTACGAGCAGGCTCCGGCCGACGCCGTGCACTTCCAGGAGTTCCTCTCCGCCAACTGCTTCGGCGACCACTACACGCGCACCGGCCTCGACGTGCAGCGCCGTGAGCTGCTGACCTTCGCGATCCTGGTCGGCCTCGGCGGCGCCGACGCACAGGTCGCCGGCCACGTGGCGATGAACCTGCACGTCGGCAACACCCGCCAGCACCTGCTCGACGTCCTCACCGTCCTGGTGCCGTACGTCGGGTACCCCCGGACGCTCAACGGCCTCGGCGCGGTGAACGACGGCGCGCCCGCCGACCACGACTGA
- a CDS encoding MoxR family ATPase, giving the protein MTEAAHAAPYPSAAAVLERALFEVKHVVVGQDAMVERMMIGLLARGHVLLEGVPGVAKTLAVRTLATVVGGDFVRLQFTPDLMPSDIVGTRVWRPSTETFDVERGPVFANLVLADEINRAPAKVQSALLEAMAEQQVSIGGRTHRLPDPFLVLATQNPIENDGVYQLPEAQRDRFLLKVDVDHADELEELTIVQRMSAGRPTVQPILTVQEVVRLQAEAEQVFVHHAVALYAVQLVMATRHPHRYGIHTLDGVLEYGVSARGSLGLVAAARALALIRGRDYVLPCDVADVASDVLAHRLVLTFDAVADGVDPRTAVEAVLQVVPQPRIASAEDPNAVAVGDGAQYPPAAQPPTAAAPTGQGAEHDGRR; this is encoded by the coding sequence ATGACCGAAGCAGCACACGCAGCCCCGTACCCCTCCGCAGCGGCCGTCCTCGAACGGGCACTGTTCGAGGTCAAGCACGTCGTCGTCGGCCAGGACGCGATGGTCGAACGGATGATGATCGGACTGCTCGCCCGCGGGCACGTCCTCCTCGAGGGAGTCCCCGGAGTCGCGAAGACCCTCGCCGTCCGCACCCTCGCCACCGTCGTCGGCGGCGACTTCGTCCGACTCCAGTTCACGCCGGACCTCATGCCGTCGGACATCGTCGGCACCCGCGTCTGGCGACCCTCGACCGAGACGTTCGACGTCGAGCGGGGACCGGTCTTCGCGAACCTGGTGCTCGCGGACGAGATCAACCGCGCTCCGGCGAAGGTGCAGTCGGCGCTCCTCGAGGCGATGGCCGAGCAGCAGGTGTCCATCGGCGGTCGGACCCACCGGCTGCCGGACCCGTTCCTGGTCCTCGCGACCCAGAACCCGATCGAGAACGACGGCGTCTACCAGCTGCCCGAGGCCCAGCGCGACCGCTTCCTCCTGAAGGTCGACGTCGACCACGCCGACGAGCTCGAGGAACTCACGATCGTGCAGCGGATGAGCGCCGGCCGTCCCACGGTGCAGCCGATCCTGACCGTGCAGGAGGTCGTCCGCCTGCAGGCCGAGGCCGAGCAGGTCTTCGTGCACCACGCCGTCGCGCTGTACGCGGTGCAGCTGGTGATGGCGACCAGGCACCCGCACCGCTACGGGATCCACACCCTCGACGGCGTGCTCGAGTACGGCGTCAGTGCCCGTGGGTCCCTCGGCCTCGTCGCCGCTGCACGGGCGCTCGCCCTCATCCGCGGTCGCGACTACGTCCTCCCGTGTGACGTCGCGGACGTCGCGTCCGACGTCCTCGCGCACCGCCTGGTGCTGACCTTCGACGCCGTCGCCGACGGCGTCGATCCCCGGACCGCCGTCGAGGCGGTGCTGCAGGTCGTCCCGCAGCCCCGCATCGCGTCGGCCGAGGACCCGAACGCGGTCGCGGTGGGTGACGGCGCGCAGTACCCCCCAGCTGCGCAGCCCCCCACCGCGGCCGCTCCCACCGGCCAGGGCGCCGAGCACGACGGCCGCCGATGA
- a CDS encoding helix-turn-helix domain-containing protein — protein MSAGAEISGFLRSRRARITPDAAGVQPFGGRRRVPGLRREEVAHLAGVSTDYYAQLERGNAKGASREVLEAIARALHLDDTETEHLLHLAAGTSGPARRRRRPSTRVTVDAGTQAVLDALSTPAIVQNRRLDVIGANRLGAALYGMPDPRTAEAPFNSARFQFLDPRAAEFFVDADQAARNVVALLHQAAGRDPHDDELQRLIGALSTRSERFRTLWATHDVIRFLRGAKHYRHPDVGELVFGYESFELTTDPGSTMLVYTVEPNSPTAERLAILGALSALPAAATSAAAATDDH, from the coding sequence ATGTCCGCGGGAGCAGAGATCAGCGGGTTCCTCCGGTCCCGTCGCGCCCGGATCACCCCGGACGCAGCGGGCGTCCAGCCGTTCGGTGGTCGCCGCCGCGTCCCGGGCCTCCGACGCGAGGAGGTCGCGCACCTCGCGGGCGTGAGCACCGACTACTACGCGCAGCTCGAACGAGGGAACGCGAAGGGTGCGTCCCGCGAGGTCCTCGAGGCCATCGCCCGTGCCCTGCACCTGGACGACACCGAGACCGAGCACCTGCTGCACCTCGCGGCGGGCACCTCGGGGCCCGCGCGCCGGCGTCGCCGTCCGTCGACCCGCGTGACCGTCGACGCCGGCACGCAGGCGGTCCTCGACGCCCTGTCGACACCCGCGATCGTGCAGAACCGCCGACTCGACGTCATCGGCGCGAACCGACTCGGTGCCGCGCTGTACGGCATGCCGGATCCGCGCACGGCCGAGGCGCCGTTCAACAGCGCTCGGTTCCAGTTCCTCGATCCCCGGGCGGCGGAGTTCTTCGTGGACGCCGACCAGGCCGCGCGGAACGTCGTCGCGCTGCTGCACCAGGCGGCAGGTCGCGATCCGCACGACGACGAGCTCCAGCGACTCATCGGAGCGTTGTCGACCCGGAGCGAACGGTTCCGGACGCTCTGGGCGACCCACGACGTCATCCGGTTCCTGCGCGGTGCCAAGCACTACCGCCACCCCGACGTCGGCGAGCTGGTGTTCGGGTACGAGTCGTTCGAGCTCACCACCGATCCGGGCTCGACGATGCTCGTCTACACCGTCGAGCCGAACTCCCCGACGGCCGAGCGGCTCGCGATCCTCGGCGCCCTGTCCGCTTTGCCCGCCGCGGCGACGAGCGCAGCCGCCGCCACCGACGACCACTGA
- a CDS encoding MFS transporter has translation MTTTGTIPVPRRPAQQPTRFPLAALLVLAATGFVLIGAETMPAGLLPEIASGLSTSEGTVGLLVSAYALGTVVVTVPAITLTRGFDRKPLLLVAVAGLLLTNTVTAFSDSVALSLAMRFLTGAFSGVLWGMLASYGRRISPSESAGRSLAIVSTGAPVGIAFGTPLGSWLGTTFDWRWAFGGLSVIAAAVIVLVVLVVPNLPGQAPDERKPLRAVIRIPGVGIVLAVIAFWMLGHSTAYTYIAPFLRAAGTGASVDVVLVTFGVASIAGIAITGALLDRYPRLLLHGTVAVFVVAGLVLLLAHGSDVAVFAAVALWGIAFGGAPAQMQSALTIAGGPDADVANSFLPVAFNVAIFAAGIVGAGVLAVGGGFAPMAVLVVLGAVALLLTVVGRRTAFRPAT, from the coding sequence ATGACCACGACCGGCACCATCCCGGTACCCCGGCGACCGGCCCAGCAGCCGACCCGCTTCCCCCTGGCAGCCCTGCTCGTGCTCGCGGCGACCGGGTTCGTCCTGATCGGTGCGGAGACGATGCCCGCAGGACTCCTCCCGGAGATCGCGTCGGGTCTGTCGACGTCCGAGGGGACCGTCGGTCTCCTCGTCAGCGCGTACGCCCTCGGCACCGTGGTCGTCACGGTGCCCGCGATCACCCTGACCCGCGGGTTCGACCGGAAGCCGCTGCTGCTCGTGGCCGTCGCGGGACTGCTCCTGACCAACACGGTCACCGCGTTCTCCGACTCGGTGGCACTGTCCCTCGCGATGCGGTTCCTCACCGGCGCGTTCTCGGGCGTGCTCTGGGGGATGCTCGCCTCGTACGGTCGACGCATCAGTCCGTCCGAGTCCGCCGGCCGCTCCCTCGCGATCGTCTCCACCGGCGCCCCCGTCGGGATCGCGTTCGGCACGCCGCTCGGTTCGTGGCTGGGGACGACGTTCGACTGGCGTTGGGCGTTCGGCGGCCTGAGCGTGATCGCCGCCGCCGTCATCGTCCTCGTCGTGCTGGTGGTCCCGAACCTGCCCGGTCAGGCGCCGGACGAGCGGAAGCCGCTCCGCGCCGTGATCCGCATCCCCGGCGTCGGCATTGTCCTCGCCGTGATCGCCTTCTGGATGCTCGGGCACAGCACCGCGTACACCTACATCGCGCCGTTCCTGCGTGCCGCCGGGACGGGCGCGAGCGTCGACGTGGTCCTCGTCACCTTCGGTGTCGCGTCGATCGCCGGCATCGCGATCACCGGAGCGCTGCTCGACCGGTACCCGCGTCTGCTCCTGCACGGCACGGTCGCCGTGTTCGTGGTCGCCGGTCTCGTGCTGCTCCTAGCCCACGGCTCCGACGTCGCGGTCTTTGCAGCGGTCGCGCTGTGGGGCATCGCCTTCGGAGGCGCGCCCGCCCAGATGCAGTCCGCCCTCACCATCGCGGGTGGTCCCGACGCGGACGTCGCCAACTCCTTCCTGCCCGTCGCGTTCAACGTCGCCATCTTCGCGGCGGGGATCGTCGGCGCGGGCGTCCTTGCGGTGGGCGGCGGCTTCGCGCCGATGGCGGTGCTCGTGGTCCTCGGTGCCGTGGCACTGCTGCTCACCGTGGTCGGTCGGCGGACGGCGTTCCGCCCGGCGACCTGA
- a CDS encoding helix-turn-helix transcriptional regulator, which produces MDSKQEASEFLSSRRAKVTPELVGLPAGSNRRVPGLKRAEVAFLADMSSEYYARIERGNLVGVSEPVLAGIARALLLDDAEREHLFNLARAAGASPVRAARSKRPDTQPRVGLQRTLDAIERAPAIVRNGRMDLVAANAMGWALYSEVEPVDGRHPNFARFTFLEQDRAERFYPDWEGAADIAVAILRIEAGRDPHDRELQDLVGELSTRSVAFRTRWGRHDVRNHSEGVKRFRHPVVGELSLTYETADLSIDRRLNLCIYTAEPGSDTAQSLGLLGSWWATQRQATGVDIGGAQA; this is translated from the coding sequence ATGGACAGCAAGCAGGAGGCGTCGGAGTTCCTGTCCTCTCGACGTGCGAAGGTCACCCCGGAGCTGGTCGGCCTGCCCGCCGGCTCGAACCGCCGCGTGCCCGGGCTCAAGCGCGCCGAAGTGGCGTTCCTCGCCGACATGAGCTCCGAGTACTACGCGCGGATCGAGCGCGGCAACCTCGTCGGCGTCTCCGAGCCGGTCCTCGCCGGGATCGCTAGGGCACTCCTGCTTGACGACGCCGAGCGGGAACACCTCTTCAACCTCGCCCGGGCCGCGGGAGCGTCACCGGTGCGTGCCGCTCGGTCGAAGCGGCCGGACACGCAACCCCGGGTCGGACTCCAACGCACCCTCGACGCGATCGAGCGCGCACCAGCGATCGTCCGGAACGGCCGTATGGACCTCGTGGCGGCGAACGCCATGGGGTGGGCGCTGTACTCGGAGGTCGAGCCGGTCGACGGACGGCACCCGAACTTCGCCCGCTTCACGTTCCTCGAACAGGATCGGGCCGAACGCTTCTACCCGGACTGGGAGGGCGCTGCCGACATCGCCGTGGCGATCCTCCGCATCGAGGCGGGCCGTGACCCGCACGACCGCGAACTGCAGGACCTGGTCGGCGAGCTCTCCACCCGGAGCGTCGCGTTCCGCACCAGGTGGGGGCGGCACGACGTCCGGAACCACTCCGAAGGCGTCAAGCGCTTCCGGCACCCCGTCGTCGGTGAGCTCAGCCTGACCTACGAGACCGCCGACCTCAGCATCGATCGCCGTCTGAACCTCTGCATCTACACCGCGGAGCCCGGCTCGGACACCGCGCAGTCGCTCGGGCTGCTCGGCTCGTGGTGGGCCACCCAGCGGCAGGCGACGGGCGTCGACATCGGCGGGGCGCAGGCCTGA
- a CDS encoding aldo/keto reductase, with amino-acid sequence MNDTLTLNNGVQLPTIGFGVFQSEPEETTTAVQTALAAGYRHIDTAAGYGNEREVGEAVRRSGLDREEVVLETKVWVSDYGFDETRHAFDTSAAKLGVDVIDVLILHQPMPQHFERTVDAYRALESLLAEGRVRAIGVSNFMPHHLAALAERTEVVPALNQVELHPYFTQRAVQEANAERGILTQAWSPIGGITFYPGWGEGRRSVLEDETIGRLADEHGVTPAQLMLRWHVQQGRSAIPKSTNPARIAQNLDISGFVLSDDELRAIDALDRGVRGGPDPDEVDPSTWDVTIPDA; translated from the coding sequence GTGAACGACACCCTCACCCTCAACAACGGCGTCCAGCTGCCCACTATCGGCTTCGGCGTCTTCCAGAGCGAACCGGAGGAGACGACGACCGCCGTCCAGACAGCCCTCGCCGCTGGCTACCGGCACATCGACACCGCCGCCGGGTACGGCAACGAGCGCGAGGTCGGTGAGGCGGTGCGTCGTTCCGGCCTCGACCGCGAGGAGGTCGTGCTCGAGACCAAGGTCTGGGTGTCCGACTACGGCTTCGACGAGACCCGGCACGCCTTCGACACGAGTGCCGCGAAGCTCGGGGTCGACGTCATCGACGTCCTGATCCTGCACCAGCCGATGCCGCAGCACTTCGAGCGGACGGTGGACGCCTACCGGGCGCTCGAGTCGCTGCTCGCCGAGGGGCGCGTCAGGGCAATCGGTGTGAGCAACTTCATGCCGCACCACCTCGCTGCCCTCGCCGAACGCACCGAGGTGGTGCCGGCGCTCAACCAGGTCGAGCTGCACCCGTACTTCACCCAGCGGGCGGTGCAGGAGGCGAACGCCGAGCGGGGCATCCTGACGCAGGCCTGGTCACCCATCGGCGGCATCACCTTCTACCCCGGCTGGGGAGAGGGCCGTCGGAGCGTGCTCGAGGACGAGACGATCGGTCGGCTCGCCGACGAGCACGGGGTCACCCCGGCGCAGCTGATGCTCCGGTGGCACGTGCAGCAGGGGCGCTCCGCGATCCCGAAGTCGACGAACCCGGCTCGGATCGCGCAGAACCTCGACATCAGCGGCTTCGTGCTGAGCGACGACGAGCTCCGGGCGATCGACGCCCTCGACCGCGGGGTGCGTGGCGGCCCGGACCCGGACGAGGTCGACCCCTCGACGTGGGACGTGACCATCCCCGACGCCTGA
- a CDS encoding response regulator transcription factor, whose protein sequence is MRVLLVEDEAGLVSALRVALQREGYAVDTAGRVAEAQEKLAVTTYDIVLLDVNLPDGDGFELAASIRSRGATPTRILMLTARGQLRDRVRGLDLGADDYLVKPFALVELTARMRALTRRDGDPSAAVLVDGPILLDTARQLARRGDRELSLTLKEFGVLRYLLRRIGYVVSAEELLEHVWDENADPFTQTVRVTVGTLRRKLSVDGEEAAIETVVGRGYRLRELADEPALFGTTADEVTT, encoded by the coding sequence ATGCGGGTGCTGCTGGTGGAGGACGAGGCGGGTCTCGTCAGCGCGCTCCGCGTCGCGCTGCAACGCGAGGGCTACGCCGTCGACACCGCGGGCCGGGTGGCCGAGGCGCAGGAGAAGCTCGCCGTCACCACCTACGACATCGTGCTGCTCGACGTGAACCTCCCCGACGGGGACGGGTTCGAGCTCGCGGCGTCGATCCGGTCGCGCGGTGCGACACCGACGCGGATCCTGATGCTCACGGCACGCGGACAGCTGCGTGACCGGGTCCGCGGACTCGACCTCGGCGCCGACGACTACCTCGTGAAGCCCTTCGCGCTCGTCGAGTTGACGGCACGGATGCGCGCGCTCACCCGGCGGGACGGAGACCCCTCCGCCGCGGTGCTCGTCGACGGTCCGATCCTCCTCGACACCGCACGGCAGCTCGCCCGCCGTGGCGACCGGGAACTCTCCCTGACGCTCAAGGAGTTCGGGGTGCTGCGGTACCTGCTCCGTCGCATCGGGTACGTCGTGTCCGCCGAGGAGCTCCTCGAGCACGTCTGGGACGAGAACGCCGACCCCTTCACGCAGACCGTCCGGGTCACGGTCGGCACCCTGCGCCGGAAACTCTCGGTGGACGGTGAGGAAGCGGCGATCGAGACCGTCGTCGGCCGTGGCTACCGGCTGCGGGAGCTGGCCGACGAACCAGCGCTCTTCGGGACGACCGCGGACGAGGTGACCACGTGA
- a CDS encoding SDR family NAD(P)-dependent oxidoreductase, which produces MTRILVTGSTDGLGRATAASLLDAGHDVVVHARSSTRARAVADLVDRGAALVVCDLADRDEVVATATSLDGGPAIDAVVHNAGVLSGPSVVPVNVVAPYLFTALLGTPTRHVYLSSGMHRGGHPDLDGIEWAGRTASRSYSDSKLLVTQLAAAVAEHWPDVCSNAVDPGWVATKMGGAGAPDDFDLGHETQEWLATAPDAGTSGGYWFHRQQQEPHPAVRDRRLQRGLVDALAAATGVRLPER; this is translated from the coding sequence ATGACTAGGATCCTCGTCACCGGCTCGACCGACGGGCTCGGCAGGGCGACGGCGGCGTCCCTCCTCGACGCCGGCCACGACGTCGTCGTCCACGCCCGCTCGTCGACGCGTGCCCGAGCAGTGGCCGACCTCGTCGACCGTGGCGCCGCGCTGGTCGTGTGCGACCTCGCCGACCGGGACGAGGTGGTGGCCACCGCGACCTCCCTCGACGGCGGACCGGCGATCGACGCCGTCGTGCACAACGCCGGCGTCCTCTCCGGGCCATCCGTGGTGCCCGTCAACGTGGTGGCGCCGTACCTGTTCACCGCGCTGCTCGGCACGCCGACCCGCCACGTGTACCTCAGCAGTGGCATGCACCGCGGTGGGCACCCGGACCTGGACGGCATCGAGTGGGCCGGACGGACCGCGTCGCGGAGCTACTCCGACAGCAAGCTCCTCGTGACGCAGCTCGCCGCCGCGGTCGCCGAGCATTGGCCGGACGTCTGCTCGAACGCCGTCGACCCGGGCTGGGTGGCGACCAAGATGGGCGGTGCCGGTGCACCCGACGACTTCGACCTCGGCCACGAGACGCAGGAGTGGCTCGCCACCGCGCCGGATGCGGGCACGTCCGGCGGGTACTGGTTCCACCGGCAGCAGCAGGAGCCGCACCCGGCCGTCCGGGATCGGCGGCTCCAGCGTGGCCTGGTGGACGCACTCGCTGCGGCGACCGGGGTCCGGCTCCCCGAGCGGTGA
- a CDS encoding cell wall metabolism sensor histidine kinase WalK, giving the protein MRTVRMRLTLTYSAVLFGISALALTAVYVALSKTVSAEPLNPVTVKKFYTAADGTIVYKPGEQFQVADLASVQRAVNYASLQTLQQASIVAIAVMFVLSLGIGWWVAGRALRPIGAITRATQEITATDLTRRIDASGPRDELRTLADTVDGMLDRLDRAFRAERMLVEDVSHELRNPVAVVQSNVEAVLASDDVTPAERRAASEVVLQSTRRMTRLLEDLLATARTRSEAFTDRDVDLAALGRSVAAEYRVLAAQRDLTVTERMHGGPVVFADPDALARAVGNLLSNAVRLAPVGSDVTAAVGSVRGWAWVAVADEGPGIPEDERARVFDRFHRGDPDRAGHGSGLGLAIARQIVESHEGRIRLEPHAAGGSAFVLWLPERAVEGAPERTAEPPSGSPLVGPGRMGA; this is encoded by the coding sequence ATGCGCACCGTCCGGATGCGGCTGACGCTGACGTACAGCGCGGTGCTGTTCGGCATCAGCGCGCTCGCGCTGACCGCGGTCTACGTGGCGCTGTCGAAGACCGTGTCCGCGGAACCGTTGAACCCCGTGACCGTGAAGAAGTTCTACACGGCGGCCGACGGGACGATCGTGTACAAGCCGGGCGAACAGTTCCAGGTCGCGGACCTCGCCAGTGTGCAGCGAGCGGTGAACTACGCGTCGCTGCAGACCCTGCAGCAGGCCTCGATCGTCGCGATCGCCGTGATGTTCGTCCTGAGCCTCGGGATCGGCTGGTGGGTCGCCGGCCGGGCGCTCCGACCGATCGGGGCGATCACCCGCGCGACACAGGAGATCACCGCGACCGACCTGACCAGACGGATCGACGCGAGCGGTCCGCGCGACGAGCTGCGCACCCTCGCCGACACGGTCGACGGCATGCTCGACCGACTCGACCGGGCCTTCCGCGCCGAGCGGATGCTGGTCGAGGACGTCTCCCACGAGCTCCGGAACCCCGTCGCGGTCGTGCAGTCGAACGTGGAGGCGGTACTCGCCTCCGACGACGTCACCCCGGCCGAACGTCGTGCCGCGTCCGAGGTCGTGCTGCAGTCCACCCGCCGGATGACCCGACTGCTCGAGGACCTGCTCGCCACCGCTCGGACCCGCTCCGAGGCGTTCACCGACCGGGACGTCGACCTCGCCGCCCTCGGACGCTCCGTCGCCGCCGAGTACCGGGTGCTCGCCGCGCAGCGGGACCTCACCGTCACCGAGCGCATGCACGGCGGACCGGTGGTCTTCGCGGATCCGGACGCCCTCGCGCGGGCCGTCGGCAACCTGCTGTCCAACGCCGTCCGGCTCGCACCGGTCGGATCGGACGTCACCGCCGCGGTCGGCAGCGTCCGCGGCTGGGCGTGGGTCGCCGTCGCCGACGAGGGGCCCGGGATCCCCGAGGACGAGCGGGCTCGAGTGTTCGACCGCTTCCACCGCGGCGACCCCGACCGGGCCGGGCACGGCTCCGGGCTCGGCCTCGCCATCGCACGGCAGATCGTCGAGAGCCACGAGGGTCGGATCCGGCTCGAGCCGCACGCTGCGGGCGGTTCCGCGTTCGTCCTGTGGTTGCCCGAGCGGGCGGTCGAGGGCGCCCCCGAGCGGACCGCGGAACCGCCGTCGGGCAGTCCGCTCGTCGGCCCTGGGAGGATGGGCGCATGA
- a CDS encoding cyclophilin-like fold protein, translated as MHASVRLALPLLGVLALTACTSADPARSSGSPGSEGTGADAPSTPSATATTGSSGGADGAEPADGRTTLRFIRGSTTVDVRIDGDNPTARALVAQVPFTTTLRDLSRREKIGDPPTPLTTEGSPGSDPEDGDLIYYVPWGNLGFYYDASGIEYSDDTIHLGTYDATPQELAGLEGRVEVTVVQ; from the coding sequence ATGCACGCCTCCGTCCGACTCGCCCTGCCGCTGCTCGGCGTCCTCGCCCTGACGGCCTGCACGAGCGCCGATCCCGCCCGGTCGTCGGGCTCGCCCGGCAGCGAGGGCACCGGAGCCGACGCACCGAGTACGCCCTCCGCCACGGCCACCACCGGATCCAGCGGCGGCGCCGACGGTGCCGAGCCCGCTGACGGGCGGACGACACTGCGGTTCATCCGCGGGTCCACCACGGTCGACGTCCGAATCGACGGCGACAACCCGACGGCACGCGCCCTCGTCGCCCAGGTCCCCTTCACGACCACCCTGCGTGACCTGAGCCGCCGCGAGAAGATCGGCGACCCGCCGACCCCCCTGACGACCGAGGGATCCCCGGGGTCCGATCCGGAGGACGGCGACCTCATCTACTACGTCCCGTGGGGCAACCTCGGGTTCTACTACGACGCCTCGGGGATCGAGTACTCGGACGACACGATCCACCTCGGGACCTACGACGCGACCCCGCAGGAGCTGGCCGGGCTCGAGGGGCGCGTCGAGGTCACTGTCGTCCAGTGA
- a CDS encoding aldo/keto reductase, with the protein MPALGLGVLQSTGDEAVAAVTTALRAGYRLIDTAAAYGNEREVGRGLRESGVPREDVFLTTKLWMTDYGFDSALRAFDTSAAKLGVDQVDLYLLHWPWPADRARTVSAYRAAERLLADGRVRAIGVANSSEDDLRALAAETDVVPAVNQIELHPNFQQPGLVAADREAGIVTQAWSPIGGVYGWAGENGAVPPLRNEVIAEIAAAHGKTPAQVILRWHLQQGRSAIPKSVTPARIVENLDVFDFALTDGDLHAIAALDTGQRGAVDPAIVTPEVIDLTIDPA; encoded by the coding sequence ATGCCCGCGCTGGGCCTCGGCGTCCTGCAGAGCACCGGCGACGAGGCGGTGGCGGCGGTGACGACGGCACTCCGGGCCGGGTACCGACTCATCGACACCGCGGCCGCCTACGGCAACGAGCGGGAGGTGGGCCGCGGACTCCGCGAGTCCGGCGTGCCCCGCGAGGACGTGTTCCTCACCACGAAGCTCTGGATGACCGACTACGGGTTCGACAGCGCCCTGCGCGCCTTCGACACGAGCGCCGCGAAGCTCGGCGTCGACCAGGTAGACCTGTACCTGCTGCACTGGCCGTGGCCAGCCGACCGTGCGCGGACGGTCAGCGCGTACCGGGCTGCGGAGCGCCTCCTGGCCGATGGACGGGTGCGCGCGATCGGCGTGGCGAACTCGTCCGAGGACGACCTCCGGGCCCTCGCGGCGGAGACCGACGTCGTGCCGGCGGTGAATCAGATCGAACTGCACCCCAACTTCCAGCAGCCGGGTCTCGTCGCGGCCGACCGCGAGGCCGGGATCGTGACGCAGGCCTGGTCGCCGATCGGCGGTGTCTACGGGTGGGCCGGTGAGAACGGCGCCGTGCCGCCGCTGCGGAACGAGGTCATCGCCGAGATCGCAGCGGCGCACGGGAAGACCCCGGCGCAGGTGATCCTCCGGTGGCACCTGCAGCAGGGCCGGAGCGCCATCCCGAAGTCGGTCACGCCCGCGCGCATCGTCGAGAACCTGGACGTGTTCGACTTCGCGCTGACCGACGGCGACCTGCATGCCATCGCGGCGCTGGACACCGGGCAGCGCGGAGCCGTCGACCCGGCGATCGTGACGCCCGAGGTCATCGACCTGACGATCGATCCCGCCTGA